One genomic segment of Vulpes vulpes isolate BD-2025 chromosome 2, VulVul3, whole genome shotgun sequence includes these proteins:
- the LOC112907642 gene encoding cytochrome c oxidase subunit 6B1-like: MVEDIKTKIKNYQAAPFDSCFLNQNQTRNCWWNYLDFHHCEKAMSDAKGGDVSVRKGHRHVYNSLCPITWLSAWNDHQAEGMFLGNI; the protein is encoded by the coding sequence ATGGTGGAAGACATCAAGACCAAAATCAAGAACTACCAGGCTGCCCCTTTTGACAGCTGCTTCCTCAACCAGAACCAGACCAGGAACTGCTGGTGGAACTACCTGGACTTCCACCACTGTGAAAAGGCAATGTCTGATGCTAAAGGGGGTGATGTCTCCGTGCGTAAAGGACACCGGCATGTGTACAATTCCCTCTGCCCCATAACCTGGTTGTCAGCCTGGAATGACCACCAAGCAGAAGGCATGTTTCTTGGGAACATCTGA